The following proteins are co-located in the Gordonia polyisoprenivorans genome:
- a CDS encoding ATP-binding cassette domain-containing protein: MTPEPTPGDRPAIEAVDLVKTFGDFTAVDGVSFSVAPGSVLGLLGPNGAGKTTIVRMMTTLSTPTSGTARIAGHDVIAEPDAVRRNMGLTGQAATVDEILTGRENLKMIGGLYGIGRRDLARRGDELLEQFSLTDAADKQVRSYSGGMRRRLDLAVSLLAAPPVLFLDEPTTGLDPRSRNELWDVLRELVKSGTTLLLTTQYLEEADQLADDIVVIDRGVIIAHGTPLQLKQQAGAASVVITVSDDADLPQARDLLSRSGNEVFVDENARTVTTAAAGLSDLTRIAGWFDDSQIAVDDLGLVRPSLDDVFLSLTGHRAEDASADDESANEGAA; this comes from the coding sequence ATGACCCCAGAACCCACCCCCGGCGACCGTCCCGCGATCGAAGCCGTCGATCTGGTCAAGACCTTCGGCGACTTCACCGCCGTCGACGGCGTCTCGTTTTCCGTGGCCCCGGGGTCGGTACTCGGGCTGCTCGGACCCAACGGGGCCGGCAAGACGACGATCGTGCGCATGATGACGACGCTGTCCACCCCGACGAGCGGCACCGCGCGCATCGCCGGTCACGACGTCATCGCCGAACCCGACGCCGTGCGGCGGAACATGGGCCTGACCGGCCAGGCCGCCACCGTCGACGAGATCCTCACCGGACGCGAGAACCTCAAGATGATCGGCGGGCTCTACGGCATCGGTCGCCGCGACCTCGCCCGGCGCGGCGACGAACTCCTCGAACAGTTCTCGTTGACCGACGCCGCCGACAAACAGGTCCGCTCGTACTCGGGTGGCATGCGCCGACGACTCGACCTGGCCGTGAGCCTCTTGGCCGCGCCTCCGGTGCTGTTCCTCGACGAACCGACCACCGGCCTCGATCCGCGCAGCCGCAACGAACTGTGGGACGTGTTGCGCGAGTTGGTGAAATCCGGGACCACCTTGTTGCTGACCACCCAGTACCTGGAGGAAGCCGATCAGCTCGCCGACGACATCGTCGTCATCGACCGCGGCGTGATCATCGCCCACGGCACCCCGCTGCAGCTGAAACAACAGGCAGGCGCGGCCAGCGTGGTGATCACCGTCTCCGACGACGCCGACCTCCCGCAAGCACGGGACCTGTTGTCACGCAGCGGCAATGAGGTCTTCGTCGACGAAAACGCGCGGACCGTGACCACCGCTGCCGCGGGTTTGTCGGATCTGACACGCATCGCCGGCTGGTTCGACGACTCACAGATCGCCGTCGACGACCTCGGCCTGGTTCGTCCGAGCCTCGACGACGTCTTCCTCTCCCTCACCGGCCATCGCGCCGAAGACGCCTCTGCCGACGATGAATCGGCCAACGAAGGAGCAGCATGA
- a CDS encoding ABC transporter permease — MRRVPRWIHLPALLGVALILIGPLAIIVRMPWGIFVSSVTSPDSVAALRLGVVTAVVSTVVCVLLGVPMAIVFARYDGVVVRIVRALVLLPLVLPPVVGGVALLYALGRYGLVGQYLDRVGITLAFTTPAVVIAQTFVALPFLVLSVEGALRSGDQGFERIAATLGASPTRTLWRVTLPMARPALLAGGVLAFARALGEFGATITFAGNLPGTTQTAPLKIYLDAINDPSQALPLALVLMVVALVIVVGVHLRRSSEVAT; from the coding sequence ATGCGCCGCGTTCCCCGATGGATACATCTGCCCGCCCTCCTGGGGGTGGCACTGATCCTCATCGGGCCCCTGGCGATCATCGTGCGGATGCCGTGGGGGATCTTCGTCTCCTCGGTGACCTCACCGGATTCCGTTGCGGCACTGCGGTTGGGGGTGGTCACCGCGGTGGTGTCCACCGTGGTCTGCGTGCTGCTCGGCGTGCCGATGGCCATCGTGTTCGCCCGCTACGACGGCGTCGTCGTGCGGATCGTCCGCGCACTGGTGCTGCTGCCGCTGGTGTTGCCGCCGGTGGTCGGGGGAGTGGCCTTGCTCTACGCGCTCGGTCGATACGGTCTCGTCGGGCAGTACCTCGATCGCGTCGGCATCACGCTGGCCTTCACCACTCCGGCGGTGGTGATCGCGCAAACCTTTGTGGCACTGCCGTTTCTGGTGCTCAGCGTGGAGGGCGCGTTGCGCAGCGGCGATCAGGGGTTCGAGCGGATCGCGGCGACCCTCGGTGCCTCGCCGACGCGCACCCTGTGGCGGGTGACGTTGCCCATGGCCCGTCCGGCACTGTTGGCCGGCGGCGTCCTGGCATTCGCCCGCGCACTCGGCGAATTCGGCGCCACCATCACCTTCGCCGGGAACCTTCCCGGAACCACGCAGACCGCACCGCTCAAGATCTACCTCGACGCGATCAACGACCCCAGCCAGGCGTTGCCGCTCGCCCTGGTGTTGATGGTGGTGGCCCTGGTGATCGTCGTCGGTGTCCACCTGAGGCGCTCGAGCGAGGTGGCGACATGA
- a CDS encoding ROK family protein, translated as MTATIDHRTRIANAPTSASPRIVRPRPIPGASARVDPRTPRKGGRGIHVATPQLELSTKPSALVLRTARLSGPVFRDEAAELTGLSISTVNRQVGALLKAGLLRERADLAPAGAIGRPRLPFELNVSTFLTLGIHIGYKVTSITTHDLLHRVVGAIQIPTPIADTPEQTLAAIGESAQRFLGRWNNRRVLWAGVAVGGRVSPGGFVDHPRLGWENAPVGQVIAESVGLPVSVASHVEAMAAAELVVNPSGSDADQRSSFLYFYAREMVGIAFSVDGTVHTPAGGPPVIGHFPASGTTLLDPNRTGRLEPTVSDTGIVEAAQSLGLPVNDIDAVLALARGGDATARALLEERAQVLGRTVALIADIFNPDHVILGGQAFTDYPATLPIVAGSLRETSVVPNRDVRVSHSGTTVQQQAAGAVSLDAVYSDPLAALAVTE; from the coding sequence ATGACCGCAACGATCGATCACCGCACCCGCATCGCCAACGCACCGACCTCAGCCTCGCCGCGCATCGTTCGGCCCCGCCCGATCCCCGGTGCGTCCGCCCGGGTCGATCCGCGGACGCCGCGCAAGGGGGGTCGAGGTATCCACGTAGCGACCCCGCAACTCGAACTCTCCACCAAGCCCTCCGCGCTGGTGCTGCGCACCGCCCGACTCTCGGGACCGGTGTTCCGGGACGAAGCCGCCGAACTCACCGGACTGTCCATCTCGACGGTCAACCGCCAGGTCGGCGCACTACTCAAGGCCGGACTGCTGCGTGAACGCGCCGATCTCGCACCGGCCGGCGCCATCGGTCGGCCGCGACTGCCCTTCGAGCTCAACGTCTCGACGTTCCTGACCCTGGGCATCCACATCGGCTACAAGGTCACCTCCATCACCACTCACGATCTGCTGCACCGCGTGGTCGGCGCGATCCAGATCCCCACCCCGATCGCCGACACCCCCGAACAAACCCTCGCCGCGATCGGCGAGAGCGCCCAACGCTTCCTCGGCCGCTGGAACAACCGCCGCGTCCTCTGGGCCGGCGTGGCCGTCGGCGGACGGGTGTCGCCCGGCGGATTCGTCGATCACCCGCGCCTGGGCTGGGAGAACGCTCCGGTCGGGCAGGTCATCGCCGAGTCGGTGGGGCTGCCGGTGTCGGTGGCCTCGCACGTGGAGGCCATGGCCGCCGCCGAGCTGGTCGTGAACCCCAGCGGGTCCGACGCCGATCAGCGGTCGAGCTTCCTGTACTTCTACGCCCGCGAGATGGTCGGGATCGCGTTCAGCGTCGACGGCACCGTGCACACCCCGGCGGGTGGGCCGCCGGTGATCGGGCACTTCCCCGCGTCGGGCACCACCCTGCTCGACCCGAATCGGACCGGCCGGCTCGAGCCGACCGTGTCCGACACCGGCATCGTCGAGGCGGCGCAGTCGCTGGGTCTGCCGGTCAACGACATCGACGCAGTGTTGGCGCTGGCTCGTGGCGGTGACGCGACCGCCCGTGCCCTGCTCGAGGAGCGTGCCCAGGTACTCGGCCGCACGGTGGCGCTGATCGCCGACATCTTCAACCCCGATCACGTGATCCTCGGCGGGCAGGCCTTCACCGACTACCCGGCGACCCTGCCCATCGTCGCCGGATCGCTGCGGGAGACCTCGGTGGTCCCCAATCGTGATGTGCGCGTCTCGCATTCGGGCACGACGGTCCAGCAACAGGCGGCCGGCGCGGTCTCCCTCGACGCCGTCTACAGCGATCCGCTCGCCGCGCTCGCGGTCACGGAGTAG
- a CDS encoding sulfate/molybdate ABC transporter ATP-binding protein: protein MTGVAMNSLEQQGFRASVRCAVPDLVADIEVAPGDTLGIIGPNGAGKSTLLSIVAGLRRTPNSRVAVGSRILQGDRTFVEPHRRSVVLLEQKARLFGHLSVRRNVEFGPAAAGLSRKDIRNRAQRWLDAVGVADLADRMPSGLSGGQAQRVAIARALATEPEVLLLDEPFAALDVDVAQQMRSLMRRLLADRAGMTVLVTHDLIDVVSLADRIAVIDDARIVQTGSTTSVLTRPESAFAATLAGTNLIVGQLRDAGTVVADDGIRVVGTAAESAVVGRAAAAFSPRAVAVYLRPPQGSPRNSWHGVVEDVIPQGDRVLVRTRCGTHRIGAEVTWASVIELDLSPGTDVVLTVKATEVAIYGAAGSPS, encoded by the coding sequence ATGACCGGTGTGGCGATGAACTCGCTGGAGCAGCAGGGTTTTCGAGCGTCCGTGCGGTGTGCTGTCCCCGATCTGGTCGCCGATATCGAGGTCGCGCCCGGCGACACCCTCGGCATCATCGGCCCGAACGGAGCCGGGAAGTCGACCTTGCTCTCGATCGTGGCGGGTCTGCGTCGCACCCCGAATTCCCGGGTCGCGGTCGGATCGCGAATTCTGCAGGGCGACCGGACCTTTGTGGAGCCACACCGTCGGTCGGTGGTGTTGCTCGAGCAGAAGGCCAGACTGTTCGGTCATCTGTCGGTGCGGCGCAACGTCGAATTCGGCCCGGCGGCGGCCGGGTTGTCGCGCAAGGACATCCGGAATCGGGCACAGCGCTGGCTCGACGCGGTCGGGGTGGCCGACCTCGCCGACCGCATGCCGTCGGGGCTGTCCGGTGGGCAGGCGCAGCGGGTCGCGATCGCGCGGGCGCTGGCCACCGAACCCGAGGTGTTGTTGCTCGACGAACCGTTCGCCGCGCTCGATGTCGATGTGGCACAACAGATGCGTTCGCTGATGCGTCGTCTCCTCGCCGACCGTGCCGGGATGACGGTGCTGGTCACCCACGATCTCATCGACGTGGTCAGCCTGGCCGATCGGATTGCGGTGATCGACGACGCCCGCATCGTGCAGACCGGCTCGACCACCTCCGTGCTCACCCGACCCGAATCGGCGTTCGCGGCGACGCTGGCCGGAACGAACCTCATCGTCGGGCAGTTGCGTGACGCGGGCACCGTCGTCGCCGACGACGGCATCCGGGTGGTCGGTACCGCGGCCGAATCCGCAGTCGTCGGTCGGGCGGCGGCGGCATTCTCGCCTCGCGCGGTGGCGGTGTATCTCCGGCCACCGCAGGGCAGTCCCCGCAACAGCTGGCACGGAGTCGTGGAAGACGTGATACCGCAGGGTGATCGGGTATTGGTCCGCACTCGATGTGGTACTCACCGGATCGGCGCCGAGGTGACCTGGGCGTCGGTCATCGAGCTCGATCTGAGTCCGGGAACCGACGTCGTGCTGACCGTGAAGGCCACCGAGGTCGCGATCTACGGCGCTGCCGGATCACCCTCGTAG
- a CDS encoding ABC transporter permease, with product MTTTSASTTATTRADRPAVHQTNLAQQSWIMVRRNLIHTRRMPEMLSDVTIQPIMFVVLFAFVFGPAISLGVPGVSYKEYLLPGIMGQTIVFTAFIVATGITADLEKGIVDRFRSLPIRRSSVLVGRSIASLIHSSIGIVVMALTGLIIGWRITTSVAEGALGFALVLLFGFGMIWFGVLIGSWLRSVEAVNGFMFSILFPITFVSNAFVPTQNMQPWLRAIAEWNPMSALVQAMRVLWGNGPDAAADAAWPLRHPELATLIWAIILTAIFSPFALRNYAKRTAN from the coding sequence ATGACCACCACGAGCGCCTCCACCACCGCGACCACCCGTGCCGATCGACCTGCGGTACACCAGACGAACCTGGCGCAGCAGTCATGGATCATGGTGCGCCGTAATCTCATCCATACCCGTCGCATGCCCGAGATGCTGTCGGACGTAACGATTCAGCCGATCATGTTCGTCGTGCTGTTCGCCTTCGTCTTCGGTCCGGCGATCAGCCTCGGCGTGCCCGGGGTGAGCTACAAGGAGTACCTGCTGCCCGGCATCATGGGGCAGACGATCGTGTTCACCGCGTTCATCGTCGCCACCGGTATCACCGCCGACCTGGAGAAGGGCATCGTCGATCGCTTCCGGTCGTTGCCGATTCGCCGGTCCTCGGTGCTGGTCGGACGCAGCATCGCCAGCCTGATCCACTCCTCGATCGGCATCGTCGTGATGGCCCTGACCGGGCTGATCATCGGATGGCGCATCACCACCTCGGTCGCCGAGGGGGCGCTGGGCTTCGCCCTGGTGTTGCTGTTCGGTTTCGGCATGATCTGGTTCGGCGTGCTGATCGGCTCGTGGCTACGCAGCGTCGAGGCCGTCAACGGGTTCATGTTCTCGATCCTGTTCCCGATCACCTTCGTCTCCAACGCCTTCGTGCCCACCCAGAACATGCAGCCGTGGCTGCGGGCGATCGCGGAGTGGAACCCGATGTCGGCGCTGGTGCAGGCCATGCGAGTGCTCTGGGGCAATGGCCCCGACGCCGCAGCCGACGCCGCCTGGCCGTTGCGTCATCCCGAACTGGCAACGCTCATCTGGGCGATCATCCTGACCGCGATCTTCTCCCCGTTCGCGCTGCGCAACTACGCCAAGCGCACGGCCAACTGA
- a CDS encoding adenylate/guanylate cyclase domain-containing protein: MSSAADSGEPRFSRDELIAELGISPEYAERLWNAFGFAHRTTTDKIFTPDEVDALRLFAGSEETLPEQAQIATARAIGQTMSRLTEWQADQILDLDRDPDVPWTREQMIGAIDVIQRLIWRRHLKIALERDVARDSDEEHDLVVGFADIVGYTSLSRRIGMGELEDLLENFEERTFDIVTDRGGHVVKTLGDAVMFSFDDSAEAAAAALAIQRLSDNGPIPPLRVGLARGAVLSRLGDLFGEPVNIAARLCGSARPGTVLVDEALAADLTDVEPFHLRSISPLSVRGYRKLRAKVLEANKYYEGDPAAP, translated from the coding sequence ATGAGTTCCGCCGCTGATTCCGGTGAGCCACGCTTTTCCCGCGACGAGCTCATCGCCGAACTGGGGATCTCACCGGAGTACGCCGAGAGGCTGTGGAACGCCTTCGGTTTCGCGCATCGGACCACGACGGACAAGATCTTCACCCCCGACGAGGTCGATGCCCTGCGGCTGTTCGCCGGTTCCGAGGAGACCCTGCCGGAGCAGGCCCAGATCGCCACCGCCCGGGCGATCGGACAGACGATGTCGCGTCTGACCGAGTGGCAGGCCGACCAGATCCTGGATCTCGATCGCGATCCGGACGTCCCGTGGACCCGCGAGCAGATGATCGGCGCCATCGACGTCATCCAGCGGTTGATCTGGCGGCGTCACCTCAAGATCGCGCTCGAGCGCGACGTCGCCCGCGACTCCGACGAGGAGCACGATCTCGTGGTCGGTTTCGCCGACATCGTCGGCTATACGAGCCTGTCGCGACGCATCGGGATGGGCGAACTCGAGGATCTGCTCGAGAACTTCGAGGAACGCACCTTCGACATCGTCACCGACCGCGGTGGTCACGTCGTCAAGACCCTCGGCGACGCGGTCATGTTCAGCTTCGACGACAGTGCCGAGGCAGCCGCTGCGGCGCTGGCGATCCAGCGGCTCAGCGACAATGGGCCGATTCCGCCCCTACGGGTCGGGCTCGCCCGCGGCGCAGTCCTGAGCAGGCTCGGCGACCTGTTCGGTGAACCGGTCAACATCGCTGCCCGGCTGTGTGGTTCGGCCCGACCGGGTACCGTCCTGGTCGACGAGGCCCTGGCCGCCGACCTCACCGATGTCGAGCCGTTTCACCTGCGGTCGATCTCGCCGCTGTCGGTGCGCGGTTATCGCAAACTGCGGGCCAAGGTCCTGGAGGCCAACAAGTACTACGAGGGTGATCCGGCAGCGCCGTAG
- a CDS encoding TOBE domain-containing protein: MSPIRIRDAALLLGVSDDTVRRWIAAGTLPASTDSAGGSAGVTTVDGARLAEIAVERAHADAATSPMLTSARNRFTGLVTDVEMDGVMAKVGLQCGPFAVTSLMSAEAARELELEPGVVATAVVKATTVIVERAAADL, from the coding sequence ATGTCCCCGATCCGGATTCGTGATGCGGCGCTCCTGTTGGGCGTCAGCGACGACACCGTGCGGCGATGGATTGCGGCCGGAACGTTACCCGCGAGCACCGACAGCGCAGGTGGGTCGGCCGGGGTCACGACGGTCGACGGCGCGCGCCTGGCCGAGATCGCCGTCGAACGCGCACACGCCGATGCCGCGACCTCACCGATGCTGACCTCGGCACGCAACCGGTTCACCGGATTGGTCACCGACGTCGAGATGGACGGGGTGATGGCCAAGGTGGGGCTGCAATGCGGGCCGTTCGCCGTGACCTCGCTGATGAGCGCCGAGGCGGCCCGCGAACTCGAACTGGAGCCGGGTGTCGTGGCGACCGCGGTGGTCAAGGCGACCACCGTCATCGTCGAACGTGCGGCGGCGGATCTGTGA
- the modA gene encoding molybdate ABC transporter substrate-binding protein, with translation MTTVRRVTRLACLASAAALITGLAAGCSSDDNDKTPLTVYAAASLKKTFTEIEAAYEKQHSDVDVTLNFAGSSALVNQIKQGASADVIATADEPTMGKLGDLVNSPQIFARNTLVIVTANGNPKGVRDFASLADPSIRTVVCAVEVPCGAATAEVERGTGVDVKPVSEESSVTAVLTKVTSGEADAGLVYVTDAKTVPGKVTVVDDAAFAKVVNNYPIATLKAGKHQQQATDFMSFVLGETGQKILTDAGFAAPN, from the coding sequence ATGACCACGGTTCGACGTGTGACCCGCTTGGCGTGCCTGGCGAGCGCCGCGGCGCTCATCACCGGCCTCGCGGCGGGTTGTTCTTCCGACGACAACGACAAGACCCCGTTGACGGTCTACGCGGCGGCGTCGTTGAAGAAGACGTTCACCGAGATCGAGGCCGCGTATGAGAAGCAGCATTCCGACGTCGATGTCACACTGAACTTCGCCGGGTCGTCGGCGCTGGTGAACCAGATCAAGCAGGGTGCCTCGGCCGACGTCATCGCGACCGCCGACGAACCGACCATGGGCAAACTCGGCGATCTCGTGAACTCGCCCCAGATCTTCGCCCGCAACACCCTGGTGATCGTGACCGCGAACGGAAACCCCAAGGGCGTGCGCGATTTCGCGAGTCTGGCCGATCCGTCGATCCGCACCGTGGTCTGCGCCGTCGAGGTGCCCTGTGGTGCAGCCACCGCAGAGGTCGAGCGCGGCACCGGCGTCGACGTCAAGCCGGTGAGCGAGGAGTCGTCGGTGACCGCGGTGCTCACCAAGGTCACCTCCGGTGAGGCCGACGCCGGACTGGTGTATGTGACCGATGCCAAGACGGTGCCCGGTAAGGTGACGGTGGTCGACGACGCGGCCTTCGCCAAGGTCGTCAACAACTACCCGATCGCCACCCTCAAGGCGGGCAAACATCAGCAGCAGGCAACCGATTTCATGAGCTTCGTGCTCGGGGAGACCGGTCAGAAGATCCTCACCGACGCCGGTTTCGCCGCGCCGAACTGA